The sequence below is a genomic window from Variovorax paradoxus B4.
GCATACGGCTCCTGCCTTGGGTCATGACGATCAGACGCTGGTTCGGGTACGGGTGGCAGATGTTCGCAACAGGCAGCCAATGCGCCATCAATCGATACATTCGACGCCACGTCAGGCCATGGCTCTGACTGCGGCGGCACAGCGTGCGATGCCACAGCCCGGCGACCTGGAAGCGGAATGTCCTCAGCCGCGCGCCGTTGCACGGCACGCCGAAGTAGCGCGCATGCCCGGCCACCACCGCCCGCAGGTACTGGCCCTGCTCCGGGATGGGTTGGTGCATGCGCCTTCTGAGTTCGAGCTTGACCACCTGCAGTTTGGCTCGCAGGCGTTTGGCACTGGTGAGCCGCAGGACCATGAAGTGGCCCTTCCTCGTCGTCCCGCAGCAATGCGTGAACCCCAGGAAGTCGAAGGTCTGCGGCTTGCCTTGTCCTCGGCGGCGTCGATTCTCCCGGGCGAAGCGCCCGAACTCGATCAGCCGCGTCTTCTCGGGGTGCAGCTTCAGCCCGAATTGGCCCAGCCGCTCGGCCACCGCGCGCTGGAAGCGCTCGGCATCGTCGCGGAACTGGAACCCGGCTACCCAATCGTCGGCGTAACGCACGACGATCACGTCGCCTCGGGCATGGCGCCCCCTCCACTGCTTCACCCACAGGTCGAACGCATAGTGCAGGTAGATGTTGGCCAGCAGCGGACTGATGCTCCCACCCTGAACCGTACCCACCTCACTTTGCCTCAGCCTGCCTTCTTCCAGCACGCCCGCGTGCAGCCATTTCTTGATCAGCCGCACCACGCGCGTGTCCGCCACGCGGTGTTCGATGAACTTCACCAGCCAGTCCCTTTCGATTGTGTCGAAGAACTTGGCAATGTCCGCATCGAGAATCCAGCTCACTCGTCTGCTGTGCACACCTACCGCCACGGCATCCAGCGCGTTGTGCGCACTCTTGCCGGGCCTGAAGCCGTAGCTGAACCCGAGGAAGTCCTGCTCATAGATGGCGTTCAACACTTCGACCGTGGCGCGCTGGACGAGCTTGTCCTCCAGCGCCGGCACGCCCAGCGGGCGCTTGCTGCCGTCGGCCTTGTCGATGTACACCCGCTTCACAGGCTGGGGCCGGTAGCCCCCTCGGGCCAACCGTTCGGACAGATCCAGGAGGTTGCCCTCCAGGTCCTGCCCGTACGCCTGCCAGGTCTGGCCGTCCACCCCAGCGGCCGCGTCGCGCTTGAGCGCAAGGTAGGCCGCCTCAAGGCGTTCGACCGCGTAGATGTGGTGCAGCAGTCCAGTGAACCTCGCACCACGACGGCCCTTTGCCGTCTGTCGTATGCCATCGAGCGCGGTTCCCATGTCATAGACCCGCACCGATCTGCGGGACATGCGCGCCGCGATGGCATTTCCCTTGGCCTGCCGCCTTCCCTCCACCGCCTCCGCCGCCGCAGGAGCTTCCCCCGCAGCCTTGTTCGGCAGCTTCTTCGGTACTACGCAGCAGTCCGACTTCCCGCTCCTATCGCTCATCGTCGTACGCCCTTGGGCTTCACGATGCGCTCTGCACTCGACGCTTCCCAGCGCGTTGCAGAAGGACGCGGGATCTCCCGGTTTCCGTGCAAGGTGTTTCCGCGCGTGCGCGGGGTCTCTGACCGCGCGGGGTCCCATGCCACCTCGCCAAAGCGGCAGCATCGGTGTGGCCTTCGGCAATCTCCTACTGCCTCGGCACCCCGGACCACCCGCAGCTCTCGCCGCGGGGCATGTATTACGCGGCTCGATACCCGGCCCGCGCGTACCCCTGTCAACGCTTCGCCCACACCCTCACGAATGTGCACGCATGACTCGGGGCCGCCGTAGCTGGCTAAGCCTTCAACGTATGACTCTTTCATTCACAACACCTCGCCGGCTTTGACCGGCGCACAGGAGACAAGACATGGCCAGACTCCGTCCGCATGCGGCAATCGCCGCACTGCTTTGCGTTGCCGCCACCGCCGCCTGGGCACAACAGCCGCCGGCCGAGGAGCCGGGCTGGGCCAAGGGGCGCCCCAAGACCGAAGCCGCCACGCGCATGGCGCCGGTGCCCTCCTTCCCGATCCCGACCGCGCCCGACCAGCTGCCCACCGCCAAGTTCAAGCTGCCGCCCGGCTTCAAGGTGGAGACCTGGGCCTCGGGCGTGCTCGATGCGCGCTCGCTGCGCCAGGGCGACAAGGGCACGGTCTTCGTGA
It includes:
- the ltrA gene encoding group II intron reverse transcriptase/maturase, giving the protein MSDRSGKSDCCVVPKKLPNKAAGEAPAAAEAVEGRRQAKGNAIAARMSRRSVRVYDMGTALDGIRQTAKGRRGARFTGLLHHIYAVERLEAAYLALKRDAAAGVDGQTWQAYGQDLEGNLLDLSERLARGGYRPQPVKRVYIDKADGSKRPLGVPALEDKLVQRATVEVLNAIYEQDFLGFSYGFRPGKSAHNALDAVAVGVHSRRVSWILDADIAKFFDTIERDWLVKFIEHRVADTRVVRLIKKWLHAGVLEEGRLRQSEVGTVQGGSISPLLANIYLHYAFDLWVKQWRGRHARGDVIVVRYADDWVAGFQFRDDAERFQRAVAERLGQFGLKLHPEKTRLIEFGRFARENRRRRGQGKPQTFDFLGFTHCCGTTRKGHFMVLRLTSAKRLRAKLQVVKLELRRRMHQPIPEQGQYLRAVVAGHARYFGVPCNGARLRTFRFQVAGLWHRTLCRRSQSHGLTWRRMYRLMAHWLPVANICHPYPNQRLIVMTQGRSRMR